The sequence GATTACGAAAAGTGCAAAAAGTTTATAGAGGAACGCTTAAACAATGACCAATCGCATATTTTTGTCGTGTATGCAGGCGACAAAGCAGTCGGATTTGTTCAGTTGTACAAATTGTACCATTACATCAAATTGGCAAAGCAATGGTTGTTGAGCGATTTGTTTGTTCACCCCGATTACAGAGGGAAAGGGCTTTCGGTAGCATTGATAGACCAGGCAAAACAATGGTGCGATGAAACAGGGGCTTGCGGATTGATGCTTGAAACCGAAAAAACAAACGACATAGGCAACAAGCTCTATCCACGTTGCGGATTTGAGTACGACGGCAATCACAATTATTACTATTGGTGGAAATGACGGACAGGGCGGACTTAATCGGTTCGCCTTTTTGATAATGTTAGCTAAATGAAATTATTTGATGTTTATAAAAGAATAGAGATTGTAAAAAGAAGCAGAACTATTTCATCAGCAATGGAAAGTAAAAAACAATTATACAAACTACAATTGATCACAAATTTGACTATTTGTTATTCCTCATTGGAATGCTTT comes from Chryseobacterium sp. 3008163 and encodes:
- a CDS encoding GNAT family N-acetyltransferase — translated: MEYNIKKVGLKDLDTTAELFNLYRVFYRQADDYEKCKKFIEERLNNDQSHIFVVYAGDKAVGFVQLYKLYHYIKLAKQWLLSDLFVHPDYRGKGLSVALIDQAKQWCDETGACGLMLETEKTNDIGNKLYPRCGFEYDGNHNYYYWWK